Below is a genomic region from Granulicella sp. L56.
GCCACTGCGCCGAAGTCCGGCGGGGTGACACAGGACGATGCGCTTGCGGACTTTCTGTTCGGCAAGGCGGCGACGTTTACGCAGACCAGCGACCAGCCTCGCGTGGCGGTACATGCGATGGAGATCTCCCCCTATGTGGAAGACCGCATCAACCTGACGCGGAACCTTACGCTGACGGCGGGCATTCGCCTGTTCCATATGCCGCTGCCCTATGGGCCCCCGCAGTCGGAGACGAACTTCATTCCTTCGGCGTTCAATCCGGCGAATGTTCCCATCGTCAACAACGATGCGACCATCACCGTGACACCGGCGTATAACCCGCTCAACGGCCTTGTGACCAATGGGACGAACGGGATACCGAACAACTTTTCGAACAACCACATCTGGTACGCCGGGCCGCTCGCCGGTTTTGCGTGGGATGTGTTCGGCGACGGCAAGACGTCGCTGCGCGGCGGCTACGGCATTACCTACACGCGCATCTTCACCAACCAGGACTGCTCGTTCAACTGCGCGATCAATCCTCCGCGGCTGCAGTCGGCGAACCTGCAGAATGCCAACTTCCCCGACCCTGTGGGCTCGGGAACGGCCAAGGCGGCGACCATCAGCGCGATTACGGCTGCCGACCAGAACATTCAGGCGACGCAGGTGCACACCTACAGCCTGAGTTTGCAGCACGAGTTTGCGCGCAACTGGATCGCCTCTGCGGCTGGAGCGTCGAGCCAGGCGCGGCACCTGGTGGGAACGTGGAACTATAACGCTGCGCCGCACACCGGGATCTACGACTTCGATCCCAGCATCAATACCGGCAAGATCACGCCGTATAAGTTCGCTCCGTATCAGGGCTATGCCGCGATCACGACCTACACCTCGCGGCAGAACCAGAACTGGAACGCGCTGGAGCTGAGCCTGCGCCATCCGGTGACGAACAACCTCTTCCTTACGGTTGCCTATACGTGGTCGCACGACCTTACCGACCACGTCAGCGGCACGTTCAGCGCCATCGATCCGTACAATCCTTCGCGTTACTACGGCAACGCCGAGGGGTTGAACTTCCCGCAGTCGCTTTCGATCACAGCCATCTACAATCTGCCGTTTCTGCGCGAGACGAAGGGCTTCAAGGGCGGTGTGCTGGGCGGCTGGAAGCTCTCGGACATTACGACGTTGCGCAGCGGCACCTCGCTGTCGCCCGGTCTCAGCACCACCAATCAGGGCAATGCGGTGCGACCAGACCGCGTCGCCGGTACCAGCATCCAGGGGCCGAAGACGAAGGCGGAGTGGTTCAACACGGCAGCCTTCATTGCTCCGCAGGCAGGCTTCTACGGTAATGGAGCGACGGGCAGCATTCAGGGGCCGGGGCTGGTCGACTTCGATATGTCGCTCTACAAGGAATTCCACTTCACCGAGTCGAACTTCTTCGAGTTCCGCTCGGAGGCGTTCAACATCTTCAACCATACGAACTTCACTACCATCGGCACGAGCTTCGGTTCGAGCACGTATGGGCAGGCCACCGCGGCTGCCGATCCGCGCATTCTGGAGTTTGCTCTGCGCTACCACTTCTAGACGGTTCCTCCTGATGTAGCAGGACGCGGCGTCTGAAACCCATGTCCCAGAAGCGGGACATGGGGCACCCGCTTGTGTGGCATCTCTTTGTTTTTGGGGTGGGCTTACCGGATACAATCAGCGAAGCATGATCGTCCATCTCCGAGGCCGTCTCCTCTCCAAAAGCCCGAACGAAGCTGTTATTGAATGCGCAGGCGTGGGCTATGGTGCCACGATCTCGGTCGCTACCTTCACCAGCCTTCCGGCGGAGGGTGTTGAGACCTCGCTCCACATCTATACGCATGTTCGCGAGGACCAGCTCGCGTTGTTCGGTTTTGCGGAGACGCAGGAGAAGCGGCTGTTCGAGAAGCTGCTGACGATCAGCGGCATCGGGCCGAAGCTGGCGATCACGGTGCTGAGCGGCATCGCCGCCGACCGGCTGGTGACGGCGATTCGCTCGGGCGACCACGCTACGCTGACGCGGATTCCGGGGATTGGGAAGAAGACGGCCGAGCGGGTGGTGCTGGAGCTGAAGGACAAGCTCGACGATATGGCGGTGCCAGTGGCTGCCTCTTCGGGCGCGCATCATGGCCCGGCGGGAGACGATGTGCTCTCGGCGCTGGTGAATCTTGGTTATCCTCGACCGATTGCGCAGAAGGCGATTGAGACCACTGCTGCGAAAGATGCTGAGGCAGCGCAGGACTTCGAGACGCTGTTCCGGGCGGCGATGGCGGCGATTCGGTAGGATCATCAGGTTCGGGTTATGGCTGTATAGAAATGCTGCAAAAGTGCGAGGCGATAGGGGATGCGCCGATCATGGATTATCTGCGGGCTAGTGATCTTTCCGCTCTTTGCTCTGGCGCGGCGCACTGACTCGCAGACAAATACCAGCGTGACGACCGCTCAAAGCGCGGGGAGTTATGACCTCAGCGTCGCTATCGATGAAGTCATCCTCAACTTCCACGCGGAAGATGCCCACGGCCTTCCTGTCAACGACCTGAAGCTCAGCGAATTGAGCCTTCTGGACAGGGGCAAGCCACCACGGAAGGTCCTTGCCTTCGAGTTGCTTCGGGACTATCCCATTCGCGCCGCTATTCTGGTGGATACAAGTTCGTCGATGCTCGAACATCTTGCTGCTGTTCGTGCGATCTCAAGTAAATACGCGCAATCGTTGCTGCGACAGCAAACGGACCAGGCTTTCGTTGTTGATTTTGGCGACCGATCGAAGATATTGCAGCCCTGGACGAGCGATCCGGTCGCGCTTACCACGGGCATACGCGGGGCCACGGCGAGCGAGGTGAGCCTGCTTGGCAGCACGACGGCCCTCTTCGATACGCTGTATGCAACGTGCCATTACGAGTTCGGCAAGATCAACTATGCGGCCAGCGCCAACTTCATCATGCTCTTTTCCGATGGCGAGGACGATAGCAGCCATGTCTCTCTGAAACAGGCTGTTGCCATGTGTCAGAGGGTTAATACAGCCGTCTATGCCTTTCGTGCGGTGGGCTCTGATTTTGGCTCCGAGGGAGAGAGGACGTTGACGGAATTAGCCTTAAAGACTGGTGGCCGTGCCTTCCGCGACAGCGATTCTCCGGCTGAAATATACGAGGACCTGCGTGTGATCGAGGCGGACCTTCGCAACCAATATCGCCTGATTTACACACCGCCAGAGGTGAAGCACGATGGCTCCTTTCACCGCATCGACCTGATGATGCCGGGTCGGGTAGACAGGCTTACGGTTCGTTCCGGGTACTATGCGCCGATGCATTAATTTAGTGTCCGCAAAGAAAATCCAACGAATGGGTCAGTTTTCGGTAGGTTGACGATTGATGTTGTCCACGACGACGATCTTCGATGGCACCTTGGCGCTCTGAAGCCGCAGCCCCAATTGCTCCCGCAGCGCGGTAGTTATGGAATCAGGAAGGTTATCGACATCGATTCCATGTCGCTTCCACTCGTCCGCTGTCGCATCGCTCTCCGGACGCCACATCAATTTGAAATCATAGCCACCGGACAGATGCGTTGCGTCCACAACGGGCCTTCCAAGTACCTTCCCCAGCGCCTCCGCAAACTCCGCCATCGACATATTGGTGCCGCCAATTAACCCCGGACCGGAGCTCGACCCACGACCTTTGAGCCGTTCCAGCAGGCTCGTAGACTGGACCAGGACTTTTTTGTCGGGAACCAGCTCGAAGCCGGACACATTCTGAAGCTCCTCGTGCCATTTCAATCCAAATCGCTCGATCAAGAGTGCCTTTAACATCTCGGGCTTAGGATCTTGGTTGGCAGGCAGTCTTGCATCCAGATCAAACCGGGAGGTATCGAGCCACGAGGGTGCCTTCAGGGCATAATCATTAACCGAGAGTGCCATCTCTACCCACTGCTTTAAGGGCACATTCACCATCCGAAACTGTCCCCCCGGTCCACCGTTCGAAGACGACGACTCTCCCAGTGGATGGCCGGCCGGCGCCTTGCCCGGCTTGATGACGGCCACTTCAAACTGCAAAGACTTTGCCTGCTGCGGCTGTGCGGTCGAGATATTCGCAGAAGGCCAAAATTGCCACGCTCACCGCGACGCAACTCGTTTGCAAGACCTGCCTCATGCTTCGGCTCCTCAACAATGATTAAAAGAGTCACTGCATCACGTCGGAATTGTCCGCAGCGCGAAGTGGCTTAACCGCGCACCAGCCTAACATAGCGGCCCCGGCGTCTTTTGTGACGGCCGGGGCCATGAGGTTTGCAGGCGGCCCGTAAGCCGAATTTTGTTTTAGACGATCATTCCTCTAGGCGACACATTACTGAGCCGCTCCAGCAACCTACCCGCAGGTTTCGGCTCTGGCATTGAACTTTCGCTCGCCGCCGGTCTCTTCGCCTGGGCGCATCGGGCCGATACGCTCGCCCGCCTGAAGAGGAGCGGTGCGATCCCTGCC
It encodes:
- a CDS encoding VWA domain-containing protein translates to MRRSWIICGLVIFPLFALARRTDSQTNTSVTTAQSAGSYDLSVAIDEVILNFHAEDAHGLPVNDLKLSELSLLDRGKPPRKVLAFELLRDYPIRAAILVDTSSSMLEHLAAVRAISSKYAQSLLRQQTDQAFVVDFGDRSKILQPWTSDPVALTTGIRGATASEVSLLGSTTALFDTLYATCHYEFGKINYAASANFIMLFSDGEDDSSHVSLKQAVAMCQRVNTAVYAFRAVGSDFGSEGERTLTELALKTGGRAFRDSDSPAEIYEDLRVIEADLRNQYRLIYTPPEVKHDGSFHRIDLMMPGRVDRLTVRSGYYAPMH
- a CDS encoding TIGR03435 family protein encodes the protein MQFEVAVIKPGKAPAGHPLGESSSSNGGPGGQFRMVNVPLKQWVEMALSVNDYALKAPSWLDTSRFDLDARLPANQDPKPEMLKALLIERFGLKWHEELQNVSGFELVPDKKVLVQSTSLLERLKGRGSSSGPGLIGGTNMSMAEFAEALGKVLGRPVVDATHLSGGYDFKLMWRPESDATADEWKRHGIDVDNLPDSITTALREQLGLRLQSAKVPSKIVVVDNINRQPTEN
- the ruvA gene encoding Holliday junction branch migration protein RuvA; its protein translation is MIVHLRGRLLSKSPNEAVIECAGVGYGATISVATFTSLPAEGVETSLHIYTHVREDQLALFGFAETQEKRLFEKLLTISGIGPKLAITVLSGIAADRLVTAIRSGDHATLTRIPGIGKKTAERVVLELKDKLDDMAVPVAASSGAHHGPAGDDVLSALVNLGYPRPIAQKAIETTAAKDAEAAQDFETLFRAAMAAIR